In Pseudomonas sp. p1(2021b), the genomic window GTTATCCACAGGGCTGGTTACCGCCTGCGGTGGCCGACGATGGCTTGTGGGGGCGGCGTTCGCGCTTCGAACGTGACAACCTCGACGTGCTGGTGGCCGAGGTATTCCTGCCAGAGCTGTGGCGCGTGGCCAAGGAGGAAAGCCGCTGATGTATCTGCATTTGCTCAAGTCGTTCAACCGCCTGCACCCTCGGGCTTGGGACTTCATCCAGCTCAGCCGCATGGATCGCCCGATCGGCATCTATCTGCTGCTGTGGCCGACCTTGTCGGCGGTATGGATCGCCGGCAACGGCTCGCCGACCCTGGCCAACGTGCTGATCTTCGGCCTGGGCGTGGTGCTGATGCGCGCCGCCGGTTGCTGCATCAATGACTTCGCCGACCGCAAGGTGGACGGCCACGTCAAGCGTACGGCTGACCGACCGCTGGCCAGTGGCCGAGTGAAGCCCCGCGAAGCGCTGGTGCTGTTCGCCCTCCTGGTCGGCGTGAGCTTCCTGCTGGTGCTGTGCACCAACGCAAGGACCGTGTGGCTGTCGTTCGGTGCAGTAGCCCTGGCATTCTGCTACCCGTTCATGAAGCGCTACACCTATTACCCCCAGGTGGTGCTGGGCGCTGCTTATTCCTGGGGCATCCCCATGGCCTTCACCGCGGCAGGTGGCGAGCTGCCGGCCAGCGCCTGGCTGCTGTACATCGCCAACCTGCTGTGGACTGTGGGCTACGACACCTACTACGCCATGGTGGACCGTGACGATGACCTGAAGATCGGCGTGAAGTCCACGGCGATCCTGTTCGGCGAGGCCGACCGGACGATCATCCTGACACTGCAGATGCTCTCGCTGGGGTGCCTGTTGCTCGCCGGCAGCCATTTCGACATGGGTGGCTGGTTCCACCTGGGCTTGCTGGCGGCGGCGGCGTGCTTTGCCTGGGAGTACTGGTCGACGCGCAGGCTGGACCGGGAGTCGTGCTTCAAGGCATTCCTGCACAATCACTGGGCGGGGATGCTGATCTTCATCGGCGTGGTGCTGGATTACGCACTGCGCTGAGGATCGTAGGGGGCTGCCTTGCAACCCTTTCGCGGCGCAAGGCCGCTCCACACTACGATCGTCCGTAGGAGCGGCCTTGTGCCGCGAAAGGGCCGCCCAGCGGCCCTGCAACTTCAAGGCTTGGCGATATGCCAGACGTCCTTCACGCCATCGCCGGTCTTGTCCCCGGCCTTCTTGTCCTTGATGAAGGTGTACAACGGTTTGCCGTCATAGGCCCACTGCTTGGCCCCGTCGTCGCGGGTGACCTGGGTCCACTTGTCCTTGGCGGCTTCATCGTCGGGCTTGACCAGCAGCGGCGGCCAGTTCTTGGCGCACTCGCCGTTGCACATGGACTTGCCGTCGGCATCCTTGTCGAAGGTGTAGAGGGTCATGCCGGCATGATCGACCCACATGCCATCCTTCTCCATCGCGTGGTGGGCAGACGCCACCCCCGGTAGCGCCAGCGCAGCGAAAAGGGCCATCCAGCTCAGCGTATGTCGTGTCATTGGAATCACCATCGTTTCGGGGGGAGTGGGGGCTGAAACACCGCCTCGGCGGCCCTTTCAAGCCTAGTCCAGTCATGGAATGTCGCCATAAACGCCAATGTCCTGTCACACAGCTGCAATAATTCCGTTATCTAATGCGGGCCAGACACAGTTCCTGGGAGAGGTATCAAGCATGGTTGGCAGAAACATTCTGATCGTCGACGACGAAGCGCCCATTCGCGAGATGATCGCCGTTGCATTGGAAATGGCCGGCTATGACTGCCTGGAAGCGGAGAACTCCCAGCAAGCCCATGCCATCATCGTCGACCGCAAGCCGGACCTGATCCTGCTCGACTGGATGCTGCCCGGCACCTCGGGCATCGAACTGGCGCGGCGCCTCAAGCGTGACGAGCTGACCGGCGATATCCCGATCATCATGCTCACCGCCAAAGGTGAAGAGGACAACAAGATCCAAGGCCTTGAAGTCGGGGCCGACGACTACATCACCAAGCCGTTCTCGCCACGCGAACTGGTGGCCCGGCTCAAGGCCGTGCTGCGCCGCACCGGCCCGAGCGACAGCGAAGCGCCGATCGAAGTCGGCGGCCTGCTGCTCGACCCGATCAGCCACCGCGTGACCATCGATGGCAAGCCGGCCGAGATGGGCCCCACCGAATACCGCCTGCTGCAATTCTTCATGACCCACCAGGAACGCGCCTATACCCGCGGCCAACTGCTCGACCAGGTCTGGGGCGGCAACGTCTATGTCGAAGAACGCACGGTCGACGTGCATATCCGTCGCCTGCGCAAGGCGTTGGGTGAAGCCTACGAAAATCTGGTACAAACCGTCCGGGGCACCGGCTACCGCTTCTCTACCAAGAGCTGATCCAGCCCGAAGCCACGCCGCAAGCCGCTGTACAAGGACCGTCAATTGAACCAGAACTGGCACGCGACCCTGATTCGCCACATGCTGCTGCTGATCACCATCTGCCTGGTTGGCGGGCTGGTCAGCGGCTACTACGGGTGGAGCCTGGCCATCGGCCTTGCGCTCTACCTGGGCTGGACCCTCAAGCAACTGCTGCGCCTGCACGACTGGCTGCGCAACCATCAGCCCGATGAAGCCCCGCCCGACGGCTACGGCCTTTGGGGCGAAGTGTTCGACAGCATCTACCACCTGCAGCGCCGCGACCAACGCGTGCGTGGCCGCCTACAGGCAGTGATCGACCGCGTCCAGGAGTCCACCGCGGCCCTGCGCGATGCGGTGATCATGCTCGACAGCGAGGGCAACCTGGAATGGTGGA contains:
- the ubiA gene encoding 4-hydroxybenzoate octaprenyltransferase; this encodes MYLHLLKSFNRLHPRAWDFIQLSRMDRPIGIYLLLWPTLSAVWIAGNGSPTLANVLIFGLGVVLMRAAGCCINDFADRKVDGHVKRTADRPLASGRVKPREALVLFALLVGVSFLLVLCTNARTVWLSFGAVALAFCYPFMKRYTYYPQVVLGAAYSWGIPMAFTAAGGELPASAWLLYIANLLWTVGYDTYYAMVDRDDDLKIGVKSTAILFGEADRTIILTLQMLSLGCLLLAGSHFDMGGWFHLGLLAAAACFAWEYWSTRRLDRESCFKAFLHNHWAGMLIFIGVVLDYALR
- the phoB gene encoding phosphate regulon transcriptional regulator PhoB, whose protein sequence is MVGRNILIVDDEAPIREMIAVALEMAGYDCLEAENSQQAHAIIVDRKPDLILLDWMLPGTSGIELARRLKRDELTGDIPIIMLTAKGEEDNKIQGLEVGADDYITKPFSPRELVARLKAVLRRTGPSDSEAPIEVGGLLLDPISHRVTIDGKPAEMGPTEYRLLQFFMTHQERAYTRGQLLDQVWGGNVYVEERTVDVHIRRLRKALGEAYENLVQTVRGTGYRFSTKS